Within the Bacillus sp. FSL K6-3431 genome, the region GATGTCCAATACTTCTTTTAATAACTCCTCATTCATTGGCTCATTTACCCATTTAATATTATTTTGAATGTTTTCAATACTAGCCGAGCTCACTAAAGTAGTCGGTATTCGCTCATTACTAACAGCATATTGAATCGCTAATTTCGAGAGGTTTTCACCTTTCTTTTCACAATGCGCTAATGCTTGCTGGCAAACGCTTTTTATTTGTTCATCAGCAGGATGCCAAGCTGGTACACCTCTTGTGCCAAGTAAGCCCATCGATAGTGGTGATGCATTGAGTAAACCAACTTTCTTTTCTTCTAAAAGTGGAATAAGCCCCAGTAGGGACTGGTCATTTAATGAATAATGACAATACGAAAGAATGACATCTAGGTCTATCTGTTCAAGGACATTTTCGAAAATAGAAAGTGGCAATCCGGATACGCCAAAATAGCGAATTTTACCTTGTTCTTTTAATTGAAGTAATGCTGGGATTCCTTCCTCCATCACTTCCTCAAAGGAGCCAAACTCAATATCATGTAGGAATAGAAAATCTAAATAATCGGTATGAAGCCGTTCTAAACTATTTTCCACACTATCTAAAATACTCTGCTTAGAGAAATCAAATTCATTCTCACCGTAACGACCAGCCTTGGAGGATAGTAAATACTTGTCTCTCGGTATTTCCTTCAAAGCTTTTCCGAGCACCGTTTCAGCTTTCGTTAACCCATAATAAGGGGACACATCAATTAAATTTATCCCACCGTCTACCGCTTCATGAACAGTTTTTATTCCTTCCTCCTCATTAATATCCCTAAAAACGGAACCTAAGGAAGAAGCACCATAGCTTAATACAGATACATTCAGGCCAGTGCTACTTAGTTTTCGATATTTCATATACAAAATCCCTCCTTATAAAGGAAAATTTATTTGAGTATTCTCAATCGGTCCAGCCTACACACTAATATTGATTCCGCTAACAATAACAATTTTTTAAAAGATTTGTTTAGATGGATGTACAGCTTAATGTTTTCCTGTTTGATTCTCCTTTTAAAATAGGATCAGATTATAAGCCTAATATTATCACCTATTAAAGGCTATTAAAATTGCTAAATTTGACTACTTTATACCTTTTATTGATATTTTATGTTAAAATTCACTAACCTCATAATAATCAGTTAATGAGGAATAGGAGGTGGATATGAAACCGGTTCGTAAGCATTTTAATCATGAAAGTTCATTTCCGTTTTACCTAGTTTATAAAGATAGAAAAAGCCCCCAGCTTGAGCTTCCAGATCATATGCATGAATGGAACGAGATTATCTTTGTTTATAGCGGTAAAGGAACCATTTTTATTGATCAAACATTTTATGACATAGAAAAAGGCGATGTAATCATTATCCCGACGGATACGATTCATCGTGTTATTCCTGAGAAAACAAATCTTATTTCATCAACAGCTATCTTTTTTTGCTCGTCATTAATTCAGCATGCCTCCATTGGAGATTCTTTTACATATTCACAGATTTTCGAAGAAGCAAAAAAAAGGAAAAGTTATAAACATAATTTCTCTCCGCAACATTTCACTAAGTTGGATGAATATATTGATCAATTAATGTATGAGGAACGTTCACTAGACGCAGATAAACAAAATGCGGTATTACTTTGGTTACATCTAATTTTACTAACATTGAACCGAAAATCACTATCAAAAAGCCTAGTCGAACATACACAGTCGAGATATGGACCAAAATGGATGAAGGAAACTCTAACATATATCAATCAAAATATAAGTGATGAGTTAAACTTACATTTTCTATCAAAGCGTGCATCTGTATCCGAAGCTCATTTTAGTCGTGTTTTCAAACAATTAGTAGGAATGAATGCTTCCCATTACATTACAATAAAAAGGATTAATCTTGCAAAAGACTGGTTATTGAATCATGAAATAAAAATATCCACAATTGCTAATCAATGTGGATATAATAGTATGCCGCATTTTTATCGAACGTTTAAAAAACAAACTTCCATGACTCCCTCCGAATTCAGAAAGCGTTCGGCACACTAGTGATTTATATTTTTCAGAGATACAAAAAATAGAGTCTATCCAAGACAAAATTCCTAGGATAGACTCTATTTTCGTTACTTTTTAATCCCCTTCATCGTATACGAATAACGGTATGTCTGATCCGCATATAGTGT harbors:
- a CDS encoding aldo/keto reductase encodes the protein MKYRKLSSTGLNVSVLSYGASSLGSVFRDINEEEGIKTVHEAVDGGINLIDVSPYYGLTKAETVLGKALKEIPRDKYLLSSKAGRYGENEFDFSKQSILDSVENSLERLHTDYLDFLFLHDIEFGSFEEVMEEGIPALLQLKEQGKIRYFGVSGLPLSIFENVLEQIDLDVILSYCHYSLNDQSLLGLIPLLEEKKVGLLNASPLSMGLLGTRGVPAWHPADEQIKSVCQQALAHCEKKGENLSKLAIQYAVSNERIPTTLVSSASIENIQNNIKWVNEPMNEELLKEVLDILAPIHNKTW
- a CDS encoding AraC family transcriptional regulator, with product MKPVRKHFNHESSFPFYLVYKDRKSPQLELPDHMHEWNEIIFVYSGKGTIFIDQTFYDIEKGDVIIIPTDTIHRVIPEKTNLISSTAIFFCSSLIQHASIGDSFTYSQIFEEAKKRKSYKHNFSPQHFTKLDEYIDQLMYEERSLDADKQNAVLLWLHLILLTLNRKSLSKSLVEHTQSRYGPKWMKETLTYINQNISDELNLHFLSKRASVSEAHFSRVFKQLVGMNASHYITIKRINLAKDWLLNHEIKISTIANQCGYNSMPHFYRTFKKQTSMTPSEFRKRSAH